In Microbacterium sp. SLBN-146, one genomic interval encodes:
- a CDS encoding 2Fe-2S iron-sulfur cluster-binding protein, whose protein sequence is MTALRDEVEGAGVVRIEVGGEAVGGFEGQSIAGVLLAAGRMEGFFCGIGVCFACVATVNGLADVRLCQRDAKDGDVVTWQATRPGGADA, encoded by the coding sequence GTGACGGCCTTGCGCGACGAGGTCGAGGGAGCGGGCGTCGTGCGCATCGAGGTCGGCGGTGAGGCCGTCGGCGGCTTCGAGGGCCAGTCGATCGCCGGGGTCCTCCTCGCCGCCGGTCGGATGGAGGGCTTCTTCTGCGGCATCGGCGTGTGCTTCGCGTGCGTCGCGACGGTCAACGGCCTCGCCGACGTGCGACTGTGTCAGCGCGATGCGAAGGACGGCGATGTCGTCACATGGCAGGCCACCCGACCGGGGGGTGCGGACGCATGA
- a CDS encoding zinc-dependent alcohol dehydrogenase: MRALTWQGRRSVSVETVPDPVIQEPTDAIVKITSSAICGSDLHLYEVFGPFLDAGDILGHEPMGVVVEVGSAVTTLKVGDRVVVPFNISCGHCFMCRNGLQSQCETTQVTEYGSGASLFGFTKLYGQVPGGQAEYLRVPLAEYNTVIVGKDLPDERYLFLSDILPTAWQGVEYANVPEGGTLAVMGLGPVGQFAARIGVQRGYRVLAVDPVPERRAMADRHGVDTYDLTDSVVAELRDLTDGRGVDSVVDAVGLEAHGNPGVALAQNAIGLLPDGIARKIMDTAGMDRLAALYAGIDAVRRGGTVSVSGVYAGDADLLPMKTMFDKQLSLRMGQCNVKRWTDELLPFVEDPSDPFGVMDLVTHSVPLEDAPALYETFQKKEDGCIKVVLRP; the protein is encoded by the coding sequence ATGAGGGCACTGACATGGCAGGGCCGGCGTTCCGTGAGCGTCGAGACGGTTCCGGATCCGGTCATCCAAGAGCCGACGGATGCGATCGTGAAGATCACGTCGTCCGCGATCTGCGGCTCGGACCTCCATCTCTACGAGGTGTTCGGCCCGTTCTTGGATGCCGGTGACATCCTCGGCCACGAGCCGATGGGCGTCGTCGTCGAGGTCGGTTCCGCCGTGACGACGCTCAAGGTCGGCGACCGCGTCGTCGTTCCCTTCAACATCTCGTGCGGTCACTGCTTCATGTGCCGGAACGGCTTGCAGTCCCAGTGCGAGACGACGCAGGTCACCGAGTACGGCAGTGGCGCCTCGCTGTTCGGTTTCACGAAGCTGTACGGTCAAGTGCCCGGCGGGCAGGCTGAGTATCTCCGCGTCCCGCTCGCCGAGTACAACACCGTCATCGTCGGAAAGGACCTCCCCGACGAGCGGTACCTCTTCTTGAGCGACATCCTGCCGACGGCGTGGCAGGGCGTCGAGTACGCCAACGTTCCCGAGGGGGGAACGCTCGCCGTCATGGGTCTCGGCCCTGTCGGTCAGTTCGCCGCCCGCATCGGCGTGCAGCGCGGCTACCGTGTGCTGGCTGTCGATCCCGTCCCCGAACGCCGCGCGATGGCCGACCGGCATGGCGTCGACACCTACGACCTCACCGACTCCGTCGTCGCCGAGCTGCGCGATCTGACGGATGGGCGCGGCGTGGACTCCGTCGTCGACGCGGTGGGGCTGGAGGCGCACGGCAACCCGGGTGTCGCGCTCGCGCAGAACGCCATCGGGCTCCTCCCCGACGGGATTGCACGCAAGATCATGGACACGGCGGGCATGGACCGCCTCGCCGCTCTCTACGCCGGAATCGATGCCGTGCGCCGCGGTGGCACTGTCTCGGTGAGCGGTGTCTACGCGGGCGACGCCGACCTCCTGCCCATGAAGACGATGTTCGACAAGCAGTTGTCGTTGCGCATGGGACAGTGCAACGTGAAGCGCTGGACCGACGAACTCCTTCCGTTCGTCGAAGACCCTTCCGATCCGTTCGGAGTGATGGACCTCGTGACGCACAGCGTGCCGCTCGAGGACGCGCCCGCCCTGTACGAGACCTTTCAGAAGAAGGAGGATGGCTGCATCAAGGTCGTCTTGCGACCCTGA
- a CDS encoding SdpI family protein, whose product MLIAVSTAVPLLVAGVVFLWIASRARRRTLPMNAWVGIRTTSTLRSDAAWRRGHAAAALPLAVGSVGLLVAAGGAVLAGDESAIVAALIGCAWLVAWLMVSSAAAAQAANATGEDAAPR is encoded by the coding sequence ATGCTCATCGCCGTCAGTACCGCCGTGCCCCTTCTCGTCGCCGGCGTGGTCTTCCTGTGGATCGCGTCGCGAGCGCGCCGACGGACGCTGCCGATGAACGCGTGGGTCGGCATCCGCACGACCTCCACGCTGCGATCCGATGCCGCCTGGCGGCGGGGTCACGCGGCCGCGGCCCTCCCTCTCGCGGTGGGGAGCGTGGGCCTCCTCGTCGCCGCGGGGGGAGCGGTGCTCGCGGGAGACGAGTCGGCGATCGTCGCGGCGCTGATCGGGTGCGCGTGGCTCGTGGCGTGGCTCATGGTCAGCTCCGCAGCGGCGGCCCAGGCAGCGAACGCCACGGGGGAGGACGCCGCCCCCCGCTGA
- a CDS encoding dihydrodipicolinate synthase family protein, which produces MNSALSLGGVVVATALPFTADSSAPAGLAVDYDRFAEHCDWLMSQGCRGVGPNGSLGEYSSLTDAERRTVVQVAVEAVGDRGIVVAGVHGAGWHQAKKWAELAAEDGAHAVLALPPTLYRASDAEVIEHYTRIAGVGLPVMAYNNPFDTKVDLVPSLVAELAAIENIVAIKEFSGDVRRAFEIAELCEIDVIAGADDVLFELMLDGAVGWFAGFPNAFPAESVEIYDLVRAGRITEARELYRHLVAVFRWDSRTEFVQAIKLGMDMVGRYGGPCRPPRGPLTPDHDRRVRADMRRAIDHLESRERVPA; this is translated from the coding sequence ATGAACAGTGCGCTCTCGCTGGGCGGTGTCGTCGTCGCGACGGCTCTCCCCTTCACGGCGGATTCTTCGGCGCCCGCCGGCCTCGCGGTGGACTACGACCGGTTCGCCGAGCACTGCGACTGGCTCATGTCGCAGGGATGCCGCGGCGTCGGCCCCAACGGATCCCTCGGTGAGTACTCGTCGCTGACCGACGCCGAGCGGCGGACCGTCGTCCAGGTCGCCGTCGAGGCCGTCGGTGATCGCGGCATCGTCGTGGCGGGCGTCCACGGCGCGGGCTGGCATCAGGCGAAGAAATGGGCCGAGCTCGCCGCCGAAGATGGCGCGCACGCGGTGCTCGCTCTCCCCCCGACGCTGTATCGCGCCAGCGACGCGGAAGTGATCGAGCACTACACCAGGATCGCGGGCGTCGGGCTGCCCGTCATGGCGTACAACAACCCGTTCGACACGAAGGTCGACCTCGTGCCGTCGCTCGTCGCCGAACTCGCCGCGATCGAGAACATCGTGGCGATCAAGGAGTTCTCGGGCGACGTGCGCCGCGCGTTCGAGATCGCCGAGCTGTGCGAGATCGACGTCATCGCGGGCGCTGACGACGTGCTGTTCGAACTCATGCTCGACGGCGCGGTCGGATGGTTCGCGGGATTCCCCAATGCCTTCCCGGCCGAGTCGGTCGAGATCTACGACCTCGTCCGCGCCGGGCGCATCACGGAGGCACGCGAGCTGTACCGTCATCTCGTGGCTGTCTTCCGCTGGGACTCGCGCACGGAGTTCGTGCAGGCGATCAAGCTCGGTATGGACATGGTCGGCCGCTACGGCGGACCCTGTCGCCCGCCGCGGGGTCCCCTGACGCCCGATCACGACCGCCGCGTGCGCGCCGATATGCGGCGCGCGATCGATCACCTCGAAAGCCGAGAGCGGGTGCCCGCCTGA
- a CDS encoding NAD(P)/FAD-dependent oxidoreductase: MRSVVIVGAGPAGLAAAVSALDAGARVTLIDSDRSLGGQYWRALPRERGIPERATQHGWKRFAALRSRVERDPSCAVFTRTQVWSLERTTVSGSGFALNLATGPADGVGQELRTILPDALVLATGAHDRTLPFPGWELPGVVTGGAAQALAKAEGVRVGADVVIAGAGPFLLPVAKAVAASGGRVRGVFEAARASTAVRGWMLPAPARLLAAPSKFAELAGYSAALLRRGIPYRTGTGVIAAHGSRRVDSVTIARLAKDWTPIAGTERTIAADAVCVSHGFTPRTELALAAGCAVTGAGFVRVDTMQQTSVPGVYAAGELTGIGGAQLALAEGMIAGAAAAGAEASLPRHASRARTVHADFARRIERAHGIPTGWAQALPDDTVVCRCEGVTCGDVRRAASTLGEPGLRSIKLTTRAGLGLCQGRICGRSVEQLLTTRPSRDGATTDRRPLVTPQRIGDLAALAPEANSDRR, translated from the coding sequence ATGAGGAGCGTCGTGATCGTCGGGGCGGGACCCGCGGGCCTCGCGGCCGCCGTGTCGGCGCTGGACGCGGGAGCCCGCGTGACTCTCATCGACTCCGACAGGTCGCTCGGAGGACAGTACTGGAGGGCGCTCCCGCGCGAGCGGGGCATCCCGGAGCGCGCGACACAGCACGGCTGGAAGCGATTCGCGGCACTGCGATCACGCGTCGAGCGCGATCCCTCCTGCGCGGTGTTCACGCGAACGCAGGTCTGGTCGCTCGAACGGACGACCGTGAGCGGGTCGGGCTTCGCGCTCAACCTTGCGACGGGTCCCGCGGACGGCGTCGGCCAGGAGCTGCGCACGATCCTTCCGGACGCGCTCGTCCTCGCGACCGGCGCGCACGACCGCACCCTCCCGTTCCCGGGATGGGAGCTGCCGGGGGTCGTGACGGGCGGCGCTGCCCAGGCGCTGGCCAAAGCCGAAGGCGTCCGGGTGGGCGCCGACGTCGTCATCGCCGGGGCAGGGCCGTTCCTGCTCCCCGTAGCGAAGGCCGTCGCGGCATCGGGGGGCCGTGTGCGGGGCGTCTTCGAAGCGGCGCGCGCGTCGACGGCGGTGCGCGGATGGATGCTGCCGGCCCCCGCGAGACTGCTCGCCGCCCCCTCGAAGTTCGCCGAACTCGCGGGCTACTCCGCCGCGCTCCTGCGCCGCGGCATCCCCTATCGGACCGGCACCGGCGTCATCGCCGCGCACGGGAGCAGGCGCGTGGACAGCGTGACGATCGCGCGCCTCGCGAAGGACTGGACGCCGATCGCGGGTACGGAGCGCACGATCGCCGCGGATGCCGTGTGTGTCAGTCACGGGTTCACTCCGCGCACGGAGCTCGCGCTCGCCGCCGGATGCGCCGTGACGGGGGCGGGCTTCGTCCGAGTCGACACGATGCAGCAGACGTCGGTGCCGGGGGTGTACGCCGCCGGCGAGCTGACCGGCATCGGCGGAGCACAGCTCGCGCTCGCCGAGGGCATGATCGCGGGGGCTGCGGCGGCGGGCGCGGAGGCATCCCTACCGCGCCACGCGTCGCGCGCGAGAACCGTGCACGCCGACTTCGCCCGCCGTATCGAGCGCGCTCACGGGATCCCGACGGGATGGGCGCAGGCCCTGCCCGACGACACGGTCGTCTGTCGCTGTGAGGGCGTCACGTGCGGTGACGTGCGACGCGCGGCATCCACGCTCGGCGAGCCCGGCCTGCGGTCGATCAAGCTGACGACCCGCGCGGGACTCGGGCTCTGCCAGGGCAGGATCTGCGGACGCTCGGTGGAGCAACTGCTCACGACACGACCTTCTCGCGATGGAGCGACGACCGACCGACGACCCCTCGTCACTCCGCAGCGGATCGGCGATCTCGCCGCGCTGGCTCCGGAAGCGAACTCCGACCGCCGCTGA
- a CDS encoding FAD-binding oxidoreductase, protein MVYDAIVIGAGIVGAAVARDLAREGLSVAVVERHSAASGSSARGEGNILVSDKAPGPELDLALVARARWTQVADELRDELAGELPDIEFEHKGGVVVATRGADVAPLLAFAAAQRDAGVRCVVLEPGEALELEPHLNPAISAAVHYPDDAQVQPVIATEALLLSARRAGVVVIAGAELLGPVTGPGGILQGVQTSAGTVHAPVVINAAGPWSGDVGARLGAPIPVQPRRGVVLVTTRMPPRVHHKVYDADYVGAVGSDSDELQTSSVVESTRAGTVLIGSSRQRVGFADELRADLIGELCRKALLLFPFLSSASVMRSYSGFRPFTPDHLPLIGRDPRVEGLWHATGHEGAGVGLSLATSAFIADVLTGRPPAIDPFFVGLTRPGILEPAEVAS, encoded by the coding sequence GTGGTCTACGACGCCATCGTCATCGGGGCAGGGATCGTCGGCGCCGCCGTCGCCCGCGACCTCGCGCGCGAGGGCTTGTCGGTCGCCGTCGTGGAACGCCACTCCGCCGCATCCGGATCGTCCGCCCGCGGCGAAGGCAACATCCTCGTGTCGGACAAGGCGCCGGGTCCCGAGCTGGACCTCGCCCTCGTCGCGCGGGCCCGGTGGACGCAGGTCGCAGACGAGCTTCGGGATGAACTCGCGGGTGAATTGCCGGATATCGAGTTCGAGCACAAAGGCGGCGTCGTCGTGGCGACGCGGGGTGCAGATGTCGCCCCCCTCCTCGCTTTCGCAGCGGCGCAGAGGGATGCCGGTGTGCGCTGCGTCGTTCTCGAGCCCGGTGAGGCCCTCGAGCTCGAGCCGCACCTGAATCCCGCCATCTCCGCGGCCGTCCACTACCCCGACGACGCGCAAGTGCAGCCCGTCATCGCGACCGAGGCGCTCCTGCTCTCCGCGCGGCGGGCGGGAGTCGTCGTCATCGCGGGTGCCGAGCTGCTCGGTCCGGTCACCGGTCCGGGTGGGATCCTCCAGGGAGTGCAGACGAGTGCCGGCACGGTGCACGCACCCGTCGTCATCAACGCGGCGGGACCGTGGAGCGGCGACGTGGGTGCCCGTCTCGGTGCGCCGATCCCCGTGCAGCCGCGCCGCGGCGTGGTGCTCGTCACGACACGGATGCCGCCACGCGTGCACCACAAGGTCTACGACGCCGACTACGTGGGGGCGGTCGGCTCGGACTCCGACGAGCTGCAGACGTCGAGTGTCGTCGAGTCGACGCGCGCGGGCACCGTTCTCATCGGCTCGTCCCGTCAGCGGGTCGGATTCGCCGACGAACTGCGCGCCGACCTCATCGGCGAACTGTGTCGGAAGGCCCTCCTGCTCTTCCCCTTCTTGAGCTCTGCATCCGTCATGCGCTCCTACTCGGGGTTCCGGCCCTTCACACCCGACCATCTGCCGCTCATCGGGCGCGATCCGCGCGTCGAAGGCCTGTGGCACGCGACAGGACACGAGGGTGCGGGCGTCGGGCTGTCCCTCGCGACCTCCGCCTTCATCGCCGACGTGCTGACGGGTCGGCCTCCCGCGATCGATCCGTTCTTCGTCGGACTCACGCGTCCCGGCATCCTCGAGCCGGCAGAGGTCGCGTCGTGA
- a CDS encoding GntR family transcriptional regulator — protein MDQSATISGTESARNSNVSALAPRQSLRERVEQALASAIISGEMAPGQLYSAPVLAEEFAVSATPVREAMMNLEKRGFVKIVRNKGFRVTPVSDESLKDIVDVRLMLEPPAMRRLAGHVPDAEIPALTELADRIVTAAERGDFTTYLTADTDFHAALTTLLGNNRLTALVSELRSQTRLPGLIGLVASEELRESAREHHELLQFLVQGDGDAAERVMRRHVEHVLGWWAGQSEAHAVAGT, from the coding sequence ATGGATCAGTCGGCAACCATCAGTGGGACGGAAAGCGCGAGAAATTCGAACGTTTCAGCGCTCGCTCCGCGGCAAAGTCTCAGAGAGCGCGTCGAGCAGGCGCTCGCGAGCGCGATCATCTCCGGCGAGATGGCGCCGGGGCAGCTGTACAGCGCCCCGGTGCTCGCCGAAGAATTCGCGGTGTCCGCGACGCCCGTGCGCGAAGCGATGATGAACCTCGAGAAACGCGGGTTCGTCAAGATCGTGCGGAACAAGGGTTTCCGCGTCACGCCCGTGAGCGATGAATCCTTGAAGGACATCGTCGATGTGCGGCTCATGCTCGAGCCGCCCGCCATGCGGCGGCTCGCCGGCCACGTGCCCGACGCGGAGATCCCGGCGCTGACCGAGCTCGCCGACCGGATCGTGACGGCGGCCGAGCGCGGCGACTTCACGACGTACCTGACGGCGGACACCGACTTCCATGCCGCGTTGACCACGCTGCTGGGCAACAACCGCCTGACGGCGCTCGTGAGCGAGCTCCGATCGCAGACGCGGCTCCCGGGACTGATCGGGCTGGTCGCGAGCGAGGAGCTCCGCGAGTCTGCTCGCGAGCATCACGAGCTCCTGCAGTTCCTCGTGCAGGGAGATGGGGATGCCGCGGAGCGGGTCATGCGCCGACACGTCGAGCACGTGCTCGGATGGTGGGCCGGACAGAGCGAAGCGCACGCGGTCGCAGGAACCTGA